In Janthinobacterium rivuli, a single genomic region encodes these proteins:
- a CDS encoding LysR family transcriptional regulator: MLDDLALFVAIVEAGSLHAAAVKESLPAATVTRRLQKLESQLGYRLLNRSARRLQPTAEGWQYYEQCRPLVHALRQATQQLDASLSAVSGSIRVLAPVNFASGLLTPAWVSFMQKYPDIRLELELSNLLQDLVGSGADLAIRVGALDDSSLMQRRLGSASLVMVAAPAYLARAGVPRDLQELEKHELIVAEPLRSWRLRRPGDGAELVIEPQARLRVNEMRLAVEMADAGIGILLCPLLQCRDEVASGSLVRVLPDWMPQPRHVYAVWTQRRYLPARVRVLLEHLAAFAAGNPLLNEEAGADQVLAPGILSNK, from the coding sequence ATGCTTGACGATTTAGCCTTATTTGTCGCCATTGTGGAGGCGGGCAGCCTGCATGCAGCGGCCGTCAAGGAAAGCTTGCCCGCCGCGACCGTCACGCGCCGGCTGCAAAAGCTGGAAAGCCAGCTCGGCTACCGCTTGCTCAACCGCAGCGCGCGCCGCCTGCAGCCAACGGCGGAAGGCTGGCAATACTACGAGCAGTGCCGTCCCCTCGTGCACGCCCTGCGGCAGGCGACGCAGCAGCTCGACGCCAGCCTGTCTGCCGTCTCGGGCAGCATCCGCGTGCTGGCGCCGGTCAACTTCGCCAGCGGCTTGCTGACGCCGGCGTGGGTCAGCTTCATGCAGAAGTATCCGGACATCCGCCTGGAATTGGAACTGTCGAACCTGCTGCAAGACCTGGTGGGCAGCGGCGCCGACCTGGCCATCCGCGTGGGCGCGCTCGACGACTCCTCGCTGATGCAGCGCCGGCTGGGCAGCGCTTCGCTGGTGATGGTGGCCGCGCCAGCCTACCTGGCGCGCGCCGGCGTGCCGCGCGACTTGCAGGAACTGGAAAAGCACGAGCTGATCGTGGCCGAGCCGCTGCGCAGCTGGCGCTTGCGGCGGCCCGGTGACGGCGCCGAGCTGGTGATCGAACCGCAGGCGCGCCTGCGCGTCAATGAAATGCGCCTGGCCGTGGAAATGGCCGACGCGGGCATCGGCATCTTGCTGTGCCCGCTTCTGCAATGCCGCGACGAAGTGGCCAGTGGCAGCCTCGTGCGCGTCTTGCCCGACTGGATGCCGCAGCCGCGCCACGTGTATGCCGTGTGGACGCAGCGGCGCTACCTGCCGGCCCGTGTGCGCGTGCTGCTTGAGCACCTGGCGGCGTTTGCGGCCGGCAATCCGCTGTTGAACGAGGAGGCCGGCGCCGATCAGGTCCTTGCGCCGGGTATCCTTTCCAATAAGTAA